A portion of the Kribbella jejuensis genome contains these proteins:
- a CDS encoding ABC transporter permease subunit, translating to MAAITSNVEVEVRRPRRSVVVGVLLVVWVAAYFVLRGIDTLVLGGQDTTALHRWLTGHRDDVGQGNVFFDAIRAVVDQFVVLLQDAISQPSFDRPVPVIGWLGVIAIAAYCAWAFGNWKVAVLTAAGLGFVGLQGLWQESMDTLALTIAAVLLSLLVAIPLGIWAGLSNRAFKVATLVLDLMQTLPTFVYLAPLTLFFAIGPAAATIATLIYAAPPAVRLTAHAIRSVPAESVEAARSLGSTGGQTLLKVLLPMSRSTVVVGINQTIMAALSMVTVAALIDAPGLGQTVLKALQTLDVGVAFNAGLAIVVLAIVLDRVTTAAGDRPWRTASLKRKVLLGAGAVAVLVAIWFSRTYVWAAEFPSGVNVGSRIAVVTTDLTNWVQDVFGGFTYGVRDVVTNALLNPLEGLLTGSPWWLVSVVVVALAFVLGGWRGAVPAAVCLGLLVATGVWHDSMVTLASTLLATVVVVAVGLTLGVWAGRNRRVDTWIRPVLDAGQTMPPFVYLVPFLALFGTSRFTAIAAAVVFAVPVTTKIVADGIKAVPVATVEAANSVGSSSWQVISKVQLPVARRAITLAVNQGLIYVLSMVVVGGLVGAGALGYDVAAGFAQSELYGKGLAAGLAIVLLGVMLDRVTQAAARRTHNYEGDKR from the coding sequence ATGGCCGCCATCACCAGCAATGTGGAGGTCGAGGTACGCCGGCCGCGGCGCAGCGTGGTTGTCGGCGTACTGCTCGTCGTCTGGGTCGCGGCGTACTTCGTCCTGCGCGGTATCGACACGCTTGTCCTCGGCGGCCAGGACACGACCGCGCTGCACCGTTGGCTGACCGGGCACCGCGACGACGTCGGCCAGGGCAACGTCTTCTTCGACGCGATCCGGGCGGTCGTCGACCAGTTCGTCGTCCTGCTCCAGGACGCGATCTCGCAGCCGTCGTTCGACCGCCCGGTACCGGTGATCGGCTGGCTCGGCGTAATCGCGATCGCGGCGTACTGCGCGTGGGCCTTCGGCAACTGGAAGGTCGCCGTACTGACCGCCGCCGGCCTCGGCTTCGTCGGCCTGCAGGGGTTGTGGCAGGAGAGCATGGACACCCTCGCGCTGACCATCGCGGCGGTGCTGCTGTCGCTGCTGGTCGCGATCCCGCTCGGGATCTGGGCGGGGCTGTCGAACCGTGCGTTCAAGGTCGCGACGCTGGTCCTCGATCTGATGCAGACGCTGCCGACGTTCGTGTACCTCGCGCCGCTGACGCTGTTCTTCGCGATCGGACCCGCCGCGGCGACGATCGCCACGCTGATCTACGCGGCGCCGCCCGCGGTCCGGTTGACCGCGCACGCGATCCGTTCGGTGCCGGCGGAAAGCGTCGAGGCGGCCCGTTCGCTCGGCTCGACCGGCGGGCAGACGCTGCTGAAGGTCCTGCTGCCGATGTCGCGGTCGACTGTTGTCGTCGGCATCAACCAGACGATCATGGCGGCGCTCTCGATGGTGACCGTGGCCGCCCTGATCGACGCGCCCGGCCTCGGCCAGACCGTGCTGAAAGCGCTGCAGACACTGGACGTCGGCGTCGCGTTCAACGCCGGCCTCGCGATCGTCGTACTCGCGATCGTTCTCGACCGGGTGACGACGGCGGCGGGCGACCGGCCCTGGCGTACGGCGAGCCTGAAGCGAAAGGTTCTGCTCGGCGCGGGCGCGGTCGCCGTACTGGTGGCGATCTGGTTCTCCCGGACGTACGTGTGGGCGGCGGAGTTCCCGTCGGGGGTGAACGTCGGCTCGCGGATCGCGGTCGTCACCACCGACCTGACGAACTGGGTACAGGACGTCTTCGGCGGGTTCACGTACGGCGTCCGCGACGTGGTGACCAATGCGCTGTTGAATCCGCTCGAAGGCTTGCTGACCGGGTCGCCGTGGTGGCTCGTGTCCGTCGTGGTCGTCGCACTGGCCTTCGTGCTCGGCGGGTGGCGAGGCGCCGTACCGGCGGCGGTGTGCTTGGGTCTGCTGGTGGCGACCGGGGTGTGGCACGACAGCATGGTGACGCTGGCGTCGACGTTGCTCGCGACCGTCGTGGTGGTGGCGGTCGGGCTCACGCTCGGCGTGTGGGCCGGGCGGAACCGGCGGGTCGACACCTGGATCCGTCCGGTACTGGACGCGGGACAGACGATGCCGCCGTTCGTGTACCTGGTCCCGTTCCTCGCGTTGTTCGGGACGAGCCGGTTCACCGCGATCGCGGCCGCGGTGGTGTTCGCGGTCCCGGTCACCACCAAGATCGTTGCCGACGGCATCAAGGCGGTACCGGTCGCGACCGTCGAGGCGGCGAACTCGGTCGGCTCCAGCAGTTGGCAGGTGATCAGCAAGGTGCAGCTGCCGGTGGCCCGGCGGGCGATCACGCTCGCGGTCAACCAGGGTCTGATCTACGTGCTGTCGATGGTCGTCGTCGGTGGACTCGTCGGTGCCGGCGCGCTCGGGTACGACGTGGCGGCAGGTTTCGCGCAGAGCGAGTTGTACGGCAAGGGCCTCGCGGCCGGTCTGGCGATCGTGCTGCTGGGCGTGATGCTCGACCGGGTGACGCAGGCCGCGGCCCGCCGTACCCACAACTACGAAGGAGACAAGCGGTGA
- a CDS encoding quaternary amine ABC transporter ATP-binding protein → MTAQLEYPDVQDSDALLSVQGLWKVFGPKPQRVPHRAELAALDRAALYARTGCTAAVRDLSFDVAPGEVFVVMGLSGSGKSTLVRCLTRLIEPTAGRLTFEGEDLRAADEKRLRALRRSKFSMVFQHFGLLPHRKVIDNVSYGLEIRGESKPDRRRRAQEVIDLVGLAGNEHLYPEQLSGGMQQRVGLARALANDPDVLLFDEPFSALDPLIRREMQTEVVRLHREVGKTMVFITHDLSEALKLGDRILLMRDGAAVQLGTGDELVGAPADDYVRDFVRDIPRADVLTLRWIVRDPRPDEPLDGPELGPDVLVREATRLVLEADRPAKVVDNGTLLGVIGDEEILAVVADA, encoded by the coding sequence GTGACCGCTCAGCTCGAGTACCCCGACGTACAGGATTCCGATGCGCTGTTGTCCGTCCAGGGGCTGTGGAAAGTGTTCGGTCCGAAGCCGCAGCGGGTGCCGCATCGGGCCGAGCTGGCCGCGCTGGACCGGGCCGCGCTGTACGCCAGGACCGGCTGTACGGCGGCGGTCCGCGACCTGAGCTTCGACGTGGCGCCCGGCGAGGTGTTCGTCGTGATGGGGCTGTCCGGGTCGGGCAAGTCGACGCTGGTCCGCTGCCTGACCCGGCTGATCGAGCCGACCGCCGGACGGCTGACGTTCGAGGGTGAGGACCTGCGCGCGGCCGACGAGAAGCGGCTGCGGGCACTCCGGCGGAGCAAGTTCTCGATGGTCTTCCAGCACTTCGGCCTGCTCCCGCACCGCAAGGTGATCGACAACGTCTCGTACGGCCTGGAGATCCGCGGCGAGAGCAAGCCGGATCGCCGCCGCCGCGCCCAGGAGGTGATCGACCTGGTCGGCCTGGCCGGCAACGAGCACCTGTACCCGGAGCAGCTGTCCGGCGGCATGCAGCAGCGGGTCGGCCTGGCCCGGGCGCTCGCGAACGATCCCGACGTGCTGCTGTTCGACGAGCCGTTCTCCGCGCTCGACCCGCTGATCCGGCGGGAGATGCAGACCGAGGTGGTGCGGCTGCACCGCGAGGTCGGCAAGACGATGGTGTTCATCACCCACGACCTGTCCGAGGCGCTCAAGCTCGGCGACCGGATCCTGCTGATGCGCGACGGCGCGGCCGTCCAGCTCGGCACCGGCGACGAGTTGGTCGGTGCGCCGGCCGACGACTACGTGCGCGACTTCGTCCGCGACATCCCGCGCGCCGACGTACTGACGCTGCGCTGGATCGTCCGGGACCCGCGGCCGGACGAGCCGCTCGACGGGCCCGAGCTCGGTCCGGACGTGCTGGTCCGGGAGGCGACCCGGCTGGTCCTGGAGGCCGACCGCCCGGCGAAGGTCGTCGACAACGGCACGCTGCTCGGCGTCATCGGTGACGAGGAGATCCTCGCCGTCGTCGCGGACGCCTGA
- a CDS encoding aminoglycoside phosphotransferase family protein, translating to MQDVIEIPARLIRNHSEKASDWLDGLPMDVERYVGEWDLTIDGDVLSGEASLIVPVVRRDGTPAMLKLQSVNDESESEALALRTWNHDDVVEVLEDDPATSTLLLERLQPKTLDDLPDDIEATQILAEILTHLMVVPAPPGVRRLADIAGQMLADAPAIIPLLVDPAERALSRRLADRMAEVLPEPGDRLLHWDLHYYNVMAADRQPWLVIDPKPLAGDPGFELMPAVWNRWQDLVATGDVRQAIRNRFDLMLDVTGIERDRALAWTAGRILQNVLWFTEDGDTRIEDELKTVADALLA from the coding sequence GTGCAGGACGTGATCGAGATTCCCGCGAGGCTCATTCGGAACCACAGTGAGAAGGCGTCCGACTGGCTGGACGGTCTGCCGATGGATGTCGAGCGGTACGTCGGTGAGTGGGATCTGACCATCGACGGTGACGTGCTGAGCGGCGAGGCGTCGTTGATCGTTCCCGTCGTACGGCGCGACGGGACGCCGGCCATGCTCAAGCTGCAGTCGGTGAATGACGAGTCCGAGAGCGAAGCGCTGGCACTGCGGACCTGGAACCACGACGACGTGGTCGAGGTGCTTGAGGACGACCCGGCTACGTCAACCCTGCTGCTCGAACGCCTCCAACCGAAGACGCTCGACGACCTGCCCGACGACATCGAGGCGACGCAGATCCTCGCCGAGATCCTCACCCACCTGATGGTCGTCCCGGCCCCGCCCGGCGTCCGGCGCCTCGCGGACATCGCGGGTCAGATGCTGGCGGACGCGCCCGCGATCATCCCGCTGCTGGTGGACCCGGCCGAGCGCGCGCTGAGCCGCCGGCTGGCGGATCGGATGGCGGAGGTGCTGCCGGAGCCCGGCGACCGGCTGCTGCACTGGGACCTGCACTACTACAACGTGATGGCCGCGGACCGGCAGCCGTGGTTGGTGATCGACCCGAAGCCGCTGGCCGGCGACCCGGGATTCGAACTCATGCCCGCGGTGTGGAACCGGTGGCAGGATCTGGTCGCGACCGGTGACGTGCGGCAGGCGATCCGGAACCGGTTCGATCTGATGCTCGACGTGACCGGGATCGAGCGGGACCGGGCGCTGGCGTGGACCGCCGGCCGGATCCTGCAGAACGTGCTGTGGTTCACCGAGGACGGGGACACCCGGATCGAGGACGAGTTGAAGACGGTCGCCGATGCCCTCCTCGCGTGA
- a CDS encoding group II truncated hemoglobin, protein MTTPTLYEWAGGHDALRRLTEVFYDKVLEDPILAPVFAHMSENHREHVAIWLGEVFRGPSRYTDELGGYPAMLAHHLNLGLTEEQRARWAGLIAASADPAGLPGDPEFRSAFVAYIEWGTRIALANSQPGATPPPKAPVPHWGWGEAPPYQP, encoded by the coding sequence GTGACTACTCCCACGCTGTACGAATGGGCCGGCGGGCACGACGCGCTCCGCCGGCTGACCGAGGTGTTCTACGACAAGGTGCTCGAGGACCCGATCCTCGCGCCGGTCTTCGCGCACATGAGCGAGAACCACCGCGAGCACGTGGCGATCTGGCTCGGCGAGGTGTTCCGCGGCCCCAGCCGGTACACCGACGAGCTCGGCGGCTACCCGGCGATGCTCGCCCACCACCTGAACCTCGGCCTCACCGAGGAGCAGCGGGCGCGGTGGGCCGGCCTGATCGCCGCCAGCGCGGACCCGGCCGGTCTGCCCGGCGATCCGGAGTTCCGCTCGGCGTTCGTCGCGTACATCGAATGGGGGACGCGGATCGCGCTTGCCAACTCCCAGCCCGGTGCCACGCCGCCGCCCAAGGCGCCGGTGCCGCACTGGGGCTGGGGCGAGGCGCCGCCGTACCAGCCCTGA
- a CDS encoding ABC transporter substrate-binding protein produces the protein MKKLRYAGVLTAVALAVAGCGGQKVGADKPAAGGKECGSFNLTVSPWVGYEANAAVVSYVATKDLGCKVTKKNLAEQVAWQGFATGEVDVNLENWGHEDLKKKYIDTDKVAVEAGSTGVKGVIGWYVPPWMAAKYPDITDWKNLNKYAALFKTSESGGKGQLLDGDPSYVTNDEALVKNLSLNYKVVQSGSETALIQAFRDAEKNKKPLLAYFYEPQWFFNEVKLVKINLPAYKPGCDAIPAKVACDYPPYDLDKIVSKKFADSGSPAYDLVKNFKWTNEDQNTVARMIAVDKLTPDQAAEKWVDANQSKVNAWLGK, from the coding sequence GTGAAGAAACTCCGGTACGCCGGTGTGCTGACGGCGGTCGCGTTAGCGGTCGCGGGGTGCGGTGGGCAGAAGGTCGGTGCGGACAAGCCGGCCGCCGGCGGGAAGGAGTGCGGTTCGTTCAACCTGACCGTCAGCCCCTGGGTCGGGTACGAGGCGAACGCGGCCGTGGTGTCGTACGTGGCGACCAAGGACCTCGGCTGCAAGGTGACGAAGAAGAACCTGGCCGAGCAGGTCGCCTGGCAGGGCTTCGCCACCGGCGAGGTGGACGTGAACCTGGAGAACTGGGGCCACGAGGACCTGAAGAAGAAGTACATCGACACCGACAAGGTCGCGGTCGAGGCCGGCTCCACCGGTGTCAAGGGCGTGATCGGCTGGTACGTGCCGCCGTGGATGGCCGCGAAGTACCCGGACATCACCGACTGGAAGAACCTGAACAAGTACGCCGCGCTGTTCAAGACCTCGGAGTCCGGCGGCAAGGGGCAGTTGCTCGACGGCGACCCGTCGTACGTCACCAACGACGAGGCGCTGGTGAAGAACCTGTCGCTGAACTACAAGGTCGTGCAGAGCGGCAGCGAGACCGCGCTGATCCAGGCGTTCCGGGACGCGGAGAAGAACAAGAAGCCGCTGCTCGCGTACTTCTACGAGCCGCAGTGGTTCTTCAACGAAGTCAAGCTGGTCAAGATCAACCTGCCCGCCTACAAGCCCGGCTGCGACGCGATCCCTGCGAAGGTCGCCTGCGACTACCCGCCGTACGACCTGGACAAGATCGTCTCCAAGAAGTTCGCCGACTCGGGCAGCCCGGCGTACGACCTGGTCAAGAACTTCAAGTGGACCAACGAGGACCAGAACACCGTCGCCCGGATGATCGCCGTCGACAAACTCACCCCCGATCAGGCCGCCGAGAAATGGGTCGACGCCAACCAGTCCAAGGTCAACGCCTGGCTCGGGAAATAA
- a CDS encoding NAD(P)-dependent oxidoreductase — protein MSSREAVTVIGLGAMGSTMARTYVAAGHPTTVWNRTPGKADGLGAVPATTAADAVAAGTVVVISQVDYPAMFDSLADADLRGRVLVNLSSDSPERLREAAAWVAERGGTLVTGGIMVPPPGIGKPGAYAFYAGPVEAIEAHRAALEVLGRVDHVGTDPGLAMLYYQAMLNIFWTTLISYFYSAALVGNAEHLRPYVATMLTDLTQDGPMGFLRILTRELESGEYPGADNNLHMQAVGAEHVVQAFTDAGLDVTVPSAVAELFARADAAGFGGNGLSALAEMVRKP, from the coding sequence ATGAGTTCACGAGAAGCAGTGACAGTGATCGGCCTCGGCGCGATGGGGTCCACGATGGCCCGGACGTACGTCGCCGCCGGGCATCCCACCACCGTCTGGAACCGGACGCCCGGCAAGGCGGACGGACTAGGAGCCGTACCGGCAACCACCGCTGCCGACGCGGTGGCGGCCGGCACGGTCGTGGTGATCAGCCAGGTCGACTACCCGGCGATGTTCGACTCGCTCGCCGATGCGGATCTGCGCGGACGCGTGCTGGTCAACCTCAGCTCGGACAGCCCGGAGCGGCTGCGCGAGGCCGCCGCCTGGGTCGCCGAACGCGGAGGCACGCTGGTGACCGGCGGCATCATGGTCCCGCCGCCGGGGATCGGGAAGCCCGGTGCCTACGCCTTCTACGCCGGACCCGTGGAGGCGATCGAGGCCCACCGCGCCGCCCTGGAGGTCCTGGGCCGCGTCGACCACGTCGGCACGGACCCCGGCCTGGCGATGCTCTACTACCAGGCCATGCTGAACATCTTCTGGACCACGTTGATCAGCTACTTCTACTCCGCCGCCTTGGTCGGAAACGCCGAGCACTTGCGTCCGTACGTCGCGACGATGCTCACCGACCTGACCCAGGACGGCCCGATGGGCTTCCTGCGGATCCTGACCCGCGAGCTCGAGTCGGGCGAGTACCCAGGGGCCGACAACAACCTCCACATGCAGGCGGTCGGCGCGGAGCACGTCGTACAGGCTTTCACGGACGCAGGGCTCGACGTGACGGTGCCTTCTGCCGTGGCCGAGCTGTTCGCGCGGGCCGACGCTGCCGGCTTCGGCGGCAACGGCCTGAGCGCTCTGGCGGAAATGGTCCGGAAGCCGTAG
- a CDS encoding ATP-binding protein has translation MYFGVLGPLLVRTDTGVPVAVPDTKVRLLLLDLLANLGTPVSADRLIEDLWGSRPPRNATGTLQARVSQLRSALDRAEPGSRALVQHGPAGYLLATEVVDSNLFERYMRAGRLRQALELWRGQPYADVLDHEFARAPREHLEGLYLTALEHTDDVLQRTTALLPQRPLDERLHAVHLKALYRAGRQHEALRAYADLRAALSEELGADAGPELAALHRAILRHDPSLQRSPTLPAPLNPLVGRADTLAVVQQQLATNRLVTLVGPGGVGKTRLALEVGRGIGTVLPELGQGGVRLVELAALRDGDVLEALATALDLRDESGDLLPRLLDSLRHRELLLILDNCEHLGPADLVQRLLVSAPGLKVLATSREALGVPGEQVVEVPPLTPAAAAELFQARAGITEDVTAICERLDGIPLALELAATRVRSLGVQGLAERLDDRFRLLSGGKAGPERQRTLRATIDWSWDLLAADERRMLRSLAVHAGTFSLEAAAQVSELPEQVLLALVDKSLVVATAGRYRLLESIAAYSLEKLDPAEEATLRQRHASYYLGLAQQAELHGERQREWLHRLDQEVANFRLLPPSLELANALAWYWYLRGRYGEARRTLAAALDLPGQPPALRAQAAVWLAGMTATDAQGTDVAAVGDSALAAVGDDPHALWFLTMTRWAYGDPGVLSERIDRAIAHFTERDDRWGLAAALSTRAQLNIVHADLDAMQRDSRRSLELFEELDDDWGRLQATYALIVAAEISGDYPTATAYLEDAVRHAEDLGLWTEVSFRTAGLGRIAMLTGDYARADELHEQARRLAVEQSNKSAEEYAEVGLGLSARRQGRLDDAERHFSMWLPWLEQVGGTPGIGFINNQLGYIAEQRGDFAAARRLHERGLELGRRTGDKRAIALALEGLAGATEDPGRALSLLAEASALRQQVGVPLPPAERFDVERVISRARR, from the coding sequence ATGTACTTCGGGGTGCTCGGTCCGCTGCTCGTGCGGACGGACACCGGCGTACCGGTCGCCGTACCCGACACCAAGGTCCGGCTCCTGCTCCTGGACCTGCTGGCGAACCTGGGTACGCCGGTCAGCGCCGACCGGCTGATCGAGGACCTCTGGGGGTCGCGTCCGCCGCGCAACGCGACCGGGACGTTGCAGGCGCGGGTGTCCCAGCTGAGGTCGGCGCTGGATCGTGCGGAGCCCGGCTCGCGGGCGCTCGTGCAGCACGGTCCGGCCGGGTACCTGCTGGCCACGGAGGTTGTCGACAGCAACCTCTTCGAGAGGTACATGCGAGCCGGCCGGCTCCGGCAGGCGCTCGAACTCTGGCGCGGGCAGCCGTACGCCGACGTCCTGGATCACGAGTTCGCCCGCGCACCACGTGAGCACCTCGAGGGCCTGTACCTGACGGCGCTCGAACACACCGACGACGTACTCCAGCGAACCACCGCGCTCCTTCCGCAACGCCCGCTCGACGAACGGCTGCACGCGGTCCACCTCAAGGCGCTCTACCGCGCCGGTCGGCAGCACGAGGCGCTCCGCGCGTACGCCGACCTCCGCGCAGCGTTGTCCGAGGAACTCGGCGCCGACGCCGGCCCGGAACTGGCTGCCCTCCACCGGGCGATCCTGCGCCACGACCCGTCCTTGCAACGCTCGCCAACGCTGCCGGCGCCGCTCAACCCGCTGGTCGGACGGGCGGACACGCTGGCGGTTGTGCAGCAGCAGCTCGCCACCAACCGGCTGGTCACGCTGGTCGGCCCGGGTGGCGTCGGCAAGACCCGGCTGGCGCTCGAGGTCGGCCGCGGCATCGGCACCGTGCTTCCGGAGCTGGGGCAGGGCGGCGTGCGACTGGTGGAGCTCGCGGCATTGCGAGACGGTGACGTGCTGGAAGCGTTGGCTACGGCGCTGGATCTCCGTGACGAGTCGGGAGACCTCCTGCCTCGGCTGTTGGATTCGCTGCGTCACCGGGAGCTGCTGCTCATTCTGGACAATTGCGAGCACCTGGGGCCGGCGGACCTCGTACAGCGCCTGCTGGTGTCAGCGCCAGGACTGAAGGTGCTGGCGACCAGTCGTGAAGCGCTCGGGGTGCCGGGGGAGCAGGTGGTGGAGGTGCCGCCGCTGACACCGGCAGCCGCGGCTGAGCTGTTCCAGGCGCGTGCAGGCATCACAGAGGACGTCACCGCGATCTGTGAGCGCCTCGACGGCATCCCGCTCGCGCTGGAGCTGGCTGCGACCCGGGTGCGCTCCCTGGGCGTTCAAGGGCTCGCGGAGCGACTCGACGACCGGTTCCGGCTGCTGTCGGGTGGCAAGGCCGGCCCGGAGCGTCAGCGCACGCTGCGCGCGACCATCGACTGGAGCTGGGATCTGCTGGCCGCCGACGAGCGCCGGATGCTCCGGAGTCTCGCCGTCCACGCCGGTACGTTCTCCCTGGAAGCGGCGGCGCAGGTCAGTGAGCTACCGGAGCAGGTGCTGTTGGCACTCGTCGACAAGTCGCTCGTGGTCGCAACGGCGGGCCGCTACCGCCTGCTGGAGTCGATAGCGGCGTACAGCCTCGAAAAGCTCGACCCCGCTGAAGAGGCGACGCTGCGGCAGCGGCACGCGAGCTACTACCTCGGGCTCGCCCAGCAGGCCGAGCTGCACGGCGAGCGGCAGCGCGAATGGCTGCACCGCCTCGACCAGGAAGTGGCGAACTTCCGCCTCCTCCCGCCGTCGCTCGAACTGGCGAACGCGCTCGCCTGGTACTGGTACCTCCGCGGCCGCTACGGCGAGGCCCGCCGTACCCTCGCCGCCGCGCTCGACCTCCCCGGCCAACCGCCCGCGCTGCGCGCCCAGGCCGCCGTCTGGCTGGCCGGCATGACCGCGACCGATGCCCAAGGCACCGATGTCGCGGCCGTCGGCGACAGTGCGCTCGCGGCGGTCGGCGACGACCCGCACGCGCTCTGGTTCCTCACGATGACCCGCTGGGCGTACGGCGACCCCGGCGTACTCAGCGAGCGGATCGACCGGGCGATCGCGCACTTCACCGAGCGGGACGACCGCTGGGGACTGGCCGCCGCGCTGAGCACCCGGGCACAGCTCAACATCGTGCACGCGGACCTGGACGCGATGCAGCGGGACAGCCGCCGCAGTCTGGAGCTGTTCGAGGAGCTCGACGACGACTGGGGACGGCTGCAGGCGACGTACGCGTTGATCGTGGCCGCCGAGATCAGTGGTGACTACCCGACGGCGACGGCGTACCTGGAGGACGCGGTCAGACACGCGGAGGACCTCGGACTGTGGACGGAGGTCTCGTTCCGTACCGCGGGACTCGGCCGGATCGCGATGCTGACCGGCGACTACGCCCGCGCCGACGAGCTGCACGAGCAGGCCCGGCGGCTGGCGGTCGAGCAGTCGAACAAGTCCGCCGAGGAGTACGCCGAGGTCGGGCTCGGCCTGTCCGCGCGCCGCCAGGGCCGCCTCGACGACGCGGAACGGCACTTCAGCATGTGGCTCCCGTGGTTGGAGCAGGTCGGCGGGACGCCCGGGATCGGATTCATCAACAACCAGCTCGGCTACATCGCCGAGCAGCGCGGCGACTTCGCCGCGGCCCGGCGACTGCACGAGCGCGGTCTCGAGCTCGGCCGGCGGACCGGCGACAAGCGGGCGATCGCCCTCGCCCTCGAAGGGCTGGCGGGCGCGACCGAGGATCCCGGTCGCGCCCTGTCGCTGCTCGCCGAAGCATCAGCGCTGCGTCAGCAGGTCGGCGTACCGCTGCCGCCCGCCGAGCGCTTCGACGTGGAGAGAGTTATTTCCCGAGCCAGGCGTTGA